One genomic region from Anopheles bellator chromosome 2, idAnoBellAS_SP24_06.2, whole genome shotgun sequence encodes:
- the LOC131207277 gene encoding probable ATP-dependent RNA helicase DDX28, which translates to MLKLARLSFIFRAHFSTQVRQVAASSGPVPVVTCKRQQFNLYQSDIPVEPERLKLGTIPLASDGWRHRKSNGDYFIIHPAQTAHEAYGLSERTFQELGMCDTLVDNLKQQHIFSPTHYQAEGIQAVFNGGHMLLAAETGCGKTYTYLLPVIEQMLRRKLLEQEREFNSPIMLIITPGRELAQQIGRVAEQLGEGLNVKVRVVLGGRTKQQMLNPSFEDVDILVASFGAISKLVTSGIYRMDAVRYVVLDEADTLLDDSFSGKLLHLMRRFPFHKNHLQDLGEHIHGTQLILAAATMPSNMDELLSKLVDKATIEQVTSPNLHRLLGHVTQRFMRVRKMDRPQILLDLVQRDAKRNVSTIIFSNKTPACDFVSLFLNDHGCRCVNLNGDMMLKLRLGQFEKFQQAEVNVLSTTDVASRGLNTIRAAHVINFDFPLYTADYIHRVGRIGRIGSRSDCLVTNLITSQAEILAVQRLEHTARTTNVLGNVDANVKGIIRRTIAKHHPPADPNLKV; encoded by the coding sequence ATGTTAAAACTAGCGCGATTATCGTTCATATTTCGGGCCCACTTTTCCACACAAGTACGACAAGTTGCGGCATCGAGTGGTCCAGTTCCGGTGGTGACGTGTAAACGGCAACAGTTTAATCTTTATCAGAGCGATATACCTGTGGAACCGGAGCGCCTTAAACTCGGCACCATACCGCTCGCTTCCGATGGATGGCGGCACAGAAAGTCGAATGGCGACTATTTCATCATCCACCCGGCGCAGACAGCCCATGAAGCGTATGGTTTGAGTGAGCGAACGTTTCAGGAGCTCGGAATGTGCGACACGTTAGTGGACAACTTGAAACAGCAGCACATTTTCTCCCCAACACACTACCAAGCGGAAGGTATACAGGCGGTCTTCAATGGGGGCCACATGCTGCTGGCGGCTGAAACAGGCTGTGGCAAAACCTACACCTACCTGTTGCCGGTGATCGAGCAGATGCTGCGAAGAAAGCTTCTCGAGCAGGAGCGCGAGTTTAACTCGCCCATCATGTTGATAATTACCCCCGGGCGGGAACTGGCGCAACAGATTGGTCGGGTGGCCGAGCAGCTAGGCGAAGGACTGAACGTTAAGGTGCGGGTGGTGCTCGGTGGTCGTACGAAGCAACAAATGTTAAATCCATCGTTCGAAGACGTCGACATTTTGGTGGCGAGCTTCGGCGCGATCAGTAAGCTGGTAACGAGCGGCATCTATCGCATGGACGCAGTCCGGTACGTGGTGTTAGACGAGGCCGATACCTTGCTCGACGACAGCTTCAGTGGGAAACTGCTACACTTGATGCGCAGGTTTCCCTTCCACAAAAACCACCTGCAGGACCTGGGTGAGCACATTCACGGCACTCAGTTGATACTGGCTGCGGCAACGATGCCGTCGAACATGGACGAACTGTTGTCCAAGTTGGTAGATAAAGCGACGATCGAACAGGTAACGAGCCCGAATCTGCACCGTTTGCTGGGTCACGTGACGCAACGATTTATGCGGGTGCGTAAAATGGATCGTCCCCAAATCCTGCTCGATCTGGTGCAGCGGGATGCGAAGCGCAACGTGTCGACAATCAttttcagcaacaaaacaccTGCCTGCGACTTTGTATCGCTGTTTCTCAACGACCATGGCTGCCGGTGTGTGAATCTGAATGGCGATATGATGCTGAAACTGCGCTTAGGTCAGTTCGAAAAGTTCCAGCAGGCGGAGGTGAACGTCCTGTCGACGACGGATGTCGCCAGTCGTGGTTTAAACACGATCCGAGCGGCGCACGTAATAAACTTCGATTTCCCGCTCTACACGGCCGACTATATCCATCGTGTGGGACGAATCGGACGGATTGGCAGCCGGAGCGATTGTCTGGTAACGAATTTAATCACAAGCCAGGCGGAGATACTGGCCGTTCAACGGCTGGAGCACACGGCGCGGACGACGAATGTGTTGGGAAATGTTGATGCAAACGTGAAGGGCATCATTCGGAGAACAATAGCAAAACATCATCCGCCAGCAGATCCCAATTTGAAAGTGTAG
- the LOC131209050 gene encoding protein NipSnap: MSLASSLRCCGRLLLLQQPVRTLSTSGTLNRDGSESSWLSKLLVRKIEPTKESHSRMLSDKFDIYELHTHNIRPDSVGKYLENYKNTVQIVQSKENLSMELIGSWNVEVGDLDQCLHLWRYTGGFEMVDQAKLELTGDQSYVQLMQERGTFLRSRHLQYLLAFSYWPQLKLREGKNIYEIRSYRLKPGTMIEWGNNWARAINYRQNNNEAFAGYFSQIGRLYNVHHIWCYKDLQGRKETRESAWRSPGWDECVAYTVPLIREMHCRILAPTEFSPTQ; encoded by the exons ATGTCTCTCGCATCCTCGCTACGCTGCTGCGGTCGACTACTGTTGTTACAGCAACCCGTTAG GACACTTTCGACGAGTGGAACGCTGAACCGGGATGGCTCGGAATCGTCCTGGCTCAGCAAACTGCTGGTGCGGAAAATTGAACCGACCAAGGAGTCGCACAGTCGGATGCTTAGCGACAAATTTGATATCTACGAACTGCATACACACAACATTCGACCTGACTCGGTCGGAAAGTATTTGGAAAATTA CAAAAACACTGTCCAGATCGTGCAATCGAAGGAAAACCTGTCGATGGAGCTAATCGGCTCGTGGAACGTGGAAGTTGGCGATCTGGATCAATGTCTGCACCTGTGGCGCTACACTGGCGGCTTCGAGATGGTGGACCAAGCGAAACTCGAGTTAACCGGCGATCAG TCATACGTTCAGCTGATGCAGGAACGGGGCACGTTCTTGCGTTCGCGCCACCTGCAATACCTGCTGGCATTCAGCTACTGGCCACAGCTAAAGCTACGAGAGGGGAAAAACATTTACGAAATTCGTTCGTACCGGCTGAAGCCTGGCACAATGATTGAGTGGGGCAACAACTGGGCACGGGCCATTAACTATCGGCAGAACAACAATGAAGCGTTCGCTGGATACTTCTCGCAGATTGGACGCCTTTACAATGTGCATCACATATGGT GCTACAAGGATCTGCAGGGACGAAAGGAGACGCGCGAATCGGCCTGGCGATCGCCGGGATGGGATGAGTGCGTTGCGTATACCGTGCCACTGATTCGAGAAATGCACTGCCGCATACTGGCGCCCACGGAGTTTTCTCCAACCCAGTAG
- the LOC131212524 gene encoding serine/threonine-protein kinase Tao: MRPGSLKDPEIAELFNKHDPEKIFEDLREIGHGSFGAVYYAKCNLSQEIVAIKKMSYMGKQSMEKWQDILKEIRFLRQLNHPNTIEYKGCYLHENTAWLVMEYCVGSASDIIEVHKRPLKEDEISAICDGVLRGLSYLHGLGRIHRDIKAGNILLTEQGIVKLADFGSAAIKCPANSFVGTPYWMAPEVILAMDEGQYDGKVDVWSLGITCIELAERKPPYFNMNAMSALYHIAQNDAPSLQAQEWSDMFRNFVDFCLQKSPIDRPTSTQLLKHTFMTRIRSPAVLIDLIARTKAAVRELDNLNYRKMKKILMVDCETGSNMGDAEDTPDEQIGGDSSKSNSITSEHSLPSVDQQVPLHAGASGMGLVRNSSRSRPALPSSMHNNNSSGSARDSMLSNVMLGGVVGSGGSGGSGIMMAGSSSGMGSSSGQGGSGGASSGGSGALGAGSQNSSANMVYQQPHNSSSSPVGGSSHHHPHNHNHVPQGVSNAVADHGANNFATIRTTSIVTKQQKEHMQEEMHEQMSGYKRMRREHQAALVKLEEKCKVEMEQHKTALDKEYDLLLHNFTRELDKQSAKHQQEIVRRVKQNDGAEKKLHKEISTRQEGDRKAFEIHRKKEYKANKERWKRELSMDDTTPKRQRDATLQTQKDNLKQAEAQEEQRLLRVQKNYIELEMRKFRRKKMVLLQELENQLLRDELSKKQQQLEQAHGMLIKHHEKTQDLEYRQQKSVHALREEQISKQHESELRNQKEYMDRAERDLLRRHALELKQQPKSLKQKELQIRKQFRETCKTQTIQYKALKRQILQTTPRDEQKAVIKQLKEEQHRKLTLLGDQYEQSIADMLQKQSLRLDESQEVECHQLRDRLQYELDILTAYQSKNRMQAQAQRDRERKELEDRVSVRRALLESKMETELQQFNQERAERIRQLKEKHDKQLEAFDEESARMGFSALALAEASKETYPDEEGSLSGSMLSLAHSNSSTSFPAGSL, translated from the exons ATGAGACCGGGAAGCCTTAAAGATCCCGAAATAGCGGAACTATTCAACAAACATGATCCGGAAAAGATATTTGAAGATCTGCGCGAGATCGGTCACGGATCGTTTGGTGCCGTGTACTACGCAAAATGCAACCTCTCGCAGGAAATCGTTGCCATCAAAAAGATGTCCTACATGGGCAAGCAGAGCATGGAGAAGTGGCAAGACATCTTGAAGGAGATTCGCTTCCTGCGTCAGCTGAACCATCCGAACACGATCGAGTATAAAGGGTGCTATCTGCACGAGAATACGGCATGGCTGGTGATGGAGTACTGTGTCGGTTCCGCTTCGGACATCATCGAGGTGCACAAACGTCCGCTGAAAGAGGACGAAATTTCCGCCATCTGCGACGGTGTCCTGCGGGGTTTGAGCTACCTGCACGGGCTCGGACGGATTCATCG CGACATCAAAGCGGGTAACATTCTTCTAACCGAGCAGGGCATTGTGAAGCTGGCCGATTTCGGTAGCGCCGCGATCAAGTGTCCGGCCAACAGCTTCGTTGGCACACCGTACTGGATGGCTCCAGAGGTGATCCTTGCAATGGACGAGGGTCAGTACGATGGAAAGGTGGACGTGTGGTCACTGGGCATCACTTGCATCGAGCtggcggaacggaagccaCCGTACTTCAATATGAACGCCATGTCGGCACTGTACCACATCGCTCAGAACGATGCGCCGTCACTGCAGGCCCAGGAGTGGTCGGATATGTTTCGTAACTTCGTCGACTTTTGCCTCCAGAAATCCCCAATCGATCGGCCAACGTCGACGCAGTTACTGAAGCATACTTTCATGACACGGATACGATCACCGGCGgttttgatcgatttgatcgCGAG AACGAAGGCTGCAGTACGCGAGTTGGATAATCTGAACTATCGAAAGATGAAGAAAATCCTGATGGTGGACTGCGAGACGGGAAGCAACATGGGCGATGCCGAGGACACGCCGGACGAGCAAATAGGAGGTGATAGCAGTAAGAGCAATAGCATCACCTCCGAGCACTCGCTACCGTCGGTCGACCAGCAAGTTCCGCTTCATGCCGGTGCGAGTGGCATGGGGCTTGTCCGAAACTCGTCCCGTTCGCGGCCCGCTCTGCCCTCGTCGAtgcacaacaacaattcgtCGGGAAGTGCGAGAGACAGTATGCTGTCGAACGTGATGCTCGGTGGCGTCGTTGGAAGCGGAGGATCCGGTGGAAGTGGCATTATGATGGCCGGTAGTAGCAGCGGAATGGGATCAAGTAGCGGGCAgggtggcagtggcggtgcTAGCAGCGGTGGATCCGGCGCTCTTGGCGCTGGTAGTCAAAACAGCAGTGCCAACATGGTCTACCAGCAACCGCACAATTCCTCCTCTAgtccggtcggtggttcgTCGCATCATCATCCACACAACCACAATCACGTACCACAGGGAGTGTCGAACGCCGTCGCCGATCATGGTGCCAACAACTTTGCCACGATCCGTACCACGAGCATCGTGACGAAGCAACAAAAGGAACACATGCAG GAGGAAATGCACGAGCAAATGTCCGGCTACAAGCGCATGCGGCGTGAGCATCAAGCCGCGCTGGTGAAGCTGGAGGAAAAGTGCAAGGTGGAAATGGAACAGCACAAGACGGCCCTGGACAAGGAATACGATTTGTTGTTGCACAATTTCACGCGAGAGTTGGACAAGCAATCG GCAAAGCATCAGCAGGAAATTGTGCGACGGGTGAAGCAAAACGATGGAGCGGAGAAGAAGCTACACAAGGAAATATCGACCCGACAGGAGGGCGATCGGAAGGCGTTCGAGATACATCGAAAGAAAGAGTACAAGGCCAACAAGGAGCGATGGAAACGAGAGCTGTCGATGGACGATACGACGCCTAAACGGCAACGCGACGCAACTTTACA GACGCAGAAGGATAACCTCAAACAGGCGGAAGCTCAGGAGGAAcagcggctgctgcgggtACAGAAGAACTACATCGAACTGGAGATGCGCAAGTTTCGCAGGAAAAAGATGGTGCTGTTGCAAGAGCTTGAAAATCAGCTTTTACGAGAC GAGCTCAGCAAGAAGCAACAGCAGTTGGAGCAAGCCCACGGCATGCTGATAAAACACCACGAAAAAACGCAAGATCTCGAGTATCGCCAACAGAAAAGTGTCCATGCCCTGCGGGAAGAGCAG ATTTCGAAGCAACACGAGAGTGAGTTGCGAAACCAGAAAGAGTACATGGACAGGGCCGAGCGAGACCTGCTGCGAAGACATGCACTCGAATTAAAACAGCAACCAAAGAGCCTGAAG CAAAAAGAACTCCAGATTCGGAAACAGTTCCGTGAGACGTGTAAAACACAAACGATCCAGTATAAGGCACTGAAGCGACAGATACTGCAGACGACACCGAGGGACGAACAAAAGGCTGTGATAAAGCAACTGAAGGAAGAGCAACATCGGAAGTTAACATTACTAGGTGATCAG TATGAACAAAGTATTGCCGACATGCTACAGAAGCAAAGCCTTCGTCTGGATGAAAGCCAAGAAGTGGAGTGTCATCAGCTGCGCGATCGACTCCAGTACGAACTAGACATTCTGACTGCATACCAGAGTAAGAACCGAATGCAGGCACAGGCGCAACGCGATCGCGAACGAAAGGAGCTGGAGGATCGCGTCAGCGTTCGAAGAGCACTGCTGGAGAGTAAG ATGGAAACTGAGTTGCAGCAGTTCAATCAAGAACGGGCTGAAAGAATTCGCCAGCTCAAAGAGAAGCATGACAAGCAGCTTGAGGCATTCGATGAAGAATCTGCCCGCATGGGATTCAG TGCTCTAGCCTTGGCGGAAGCATCGAAAGAGACATATCCGGATGAGGAGGGTAGCCTGTCCGGTTCGATGTTGAGCTTAGCGCACAGCAACAGTTCCACCAGCTTCCCAGCCGGTTCCCTATAG
- the LOC131209818 gene encoding vacuolar protein sorting-associated protein 33A has protein sequence MYSHLSGGRVNIQLLQETAVREFVEILDRCEGTKAIIWDESLGGPVGLVARYTFLKEHHVTKMYPLRPEPWADIDVKNIIFITRPNQTLMDYIATNIHEEEKKKKVSRKEYFLYFLPKKSFLCEKRLQVKGVHGSLSFIGEFRCDFFPFDNDLLSMELKDAYKELYIEGDTSCLHQSACALIGLQKLYGRIPKVYGKGSYAQRVWEITKAMAEEDGPAMNNDKGVIDQMIILDRSIDLMSVLATQLTYEGLIDEIYGINNTTVNLPAEKFSTGEGLSTERNTEKSQFILNSKEQLYAELRDKNFNAVGAVLSRKAKSIRSRANENHGEKTIQELKKFVESLPHIKANEQSLATHTTIAELVKDVVSSDLFLDELGCEQEFMMCSDVEKPNCFIEDMIAKEAPLRSVLRLICMQSIAGSGLKPKVLDYYKRELVQVYGIQTLLTIGNLEKTGLLRLQTGSRTYHVLRKTLNLTAETPEEVSPKDITYVHSIYAPLSVRIVEQLLKPTGWQMLTEKLSSLPGPTFEDFQTSASLTNRRGSFTSELSQSDIPRVIIVFFIGGCTFAEVSALRFLATQEDNNVEFVICTTKLINKNTFLDSFIET, from the exons ATGTACTCCCATCTTTCAGGAGGTCGCGTTAACATACAGCTCCTGCAAGAAACGGCTGTGCGTGAGTTTGTTGAAATCCTCGATCGCTGCGAAGGCACCAAG GCTATCATATGGGATGAATCACTGGGCGGGCCGGTCGGGCTGGTGGCCCGTTACACCTTCCTGAAGGAGCACCATGTAACGAAAATGTATCCCTTGCGGCCGGAACCGTGGGCCGATATTGATGTGAAAAACATTATCTTTATCACACGTCCCAATCAAACGCTAATGGACTACATTGCGACGAACATTCACGAggaggaaaagaagaaaaaag TTTCCCGCAAAGAGTACTTCTTGTACTTCTTGCCAAAGAAATCATTCCTGTGCGAAAAACGGTTGCAGGTGAAAGGCGTTCACGGAAGCCTGTCGTTTATTGGCGAATTTCGGTGTGATTTTTTCCCGTTCGATAACGATTTGCTTTCGATGGAGCTGAAGGATGCCTACAAGGAGCTGTACATCGAAGGTGACACAAGCTGCCTGCATCAGTCGGCTTGCGCTTTGATCGGACTTCAGAAACTGTACGGTCGCATTCCAAAGGTGTACGGGAAGGGAAGCTACGCGCAGCGCGTTTGGGAGATAACTAAGGCAATGGCTGAAGAAGATGGACCAGCTATGAACAACGATAAGGGCGTGATAGACCAGATGATCATCCTagaccgatcgatcgatctgatgAGCGTGCTCGCGACGCAGCTTACGTACGAAGGTTTAATTGACGAGATATATGGTATCAACAACACGACGGTCAACTTACCGGCCGAaaaattttccaccggcgAAGGCCTCTCGACCGAGCGCAATACCGAGAAAAGTCAGTTCATTCTGAATTCAAAGGAGCAGCTGTACGCCGAGTTGCGGGATAAAAACTTCAACGCAGTCGGTGCGGTGCTGTCACGAAAAGCAAAATCGATCCGTTCGCGAGCAAATGAAAACCATGGAGAAAAGACCATACAGGAGTTGAAAAAGTTCGTCGAAAGCTTGCCGCACATTAAGGCGAACGAGCAGTCGCtggccacgcacaccacgatCGCTGAGCTGGTCAAGGACGTGGTTTCATCCGATCTATTTCTCGATGAGCTGGGCTGCGAGCAAGAATTTATGATGTGCTCAGACGTAGAGAAACCGAACTGTTTCATCGAGGACATGATAGCGAAAGAGGCACCGTTGCGTAGTGTGCTGCGCTTGATCTGTATGCAATCGATCGCCGGATCTGGCCTAAAGCCCAAAGTGCTGGACTATTACAAGCGGGAGCTGGTGCAAGTGTACGGCATACAAACACTGCTCACGATCGGCAATCTGGAAAAGACGGGCCTGCTACGCTTGCAGACAGGTTCGAGAACGTACCATGTTCTACGCAAAACGTTAAATTTAACGGCTGAAACCCCGGAAGAGGTGTCACCAAAAGACATCACGTACGTGCACAGCATTTATGCACCATTATCGGTGCGCATCGTAGAGCAGCTCCTGAAACCGACTGGATGGCAAATGCTGACTGAGAAGCTGTCGTCGCTTCCGGGGCCAACGTTTGAAGATTTTCAAACTTCCGCTAGCCTAACTAACCGACGGGGTTCGTTCACCAGCGAGCTGTCGCAATCGGACATACCACGCGTGATCATCGTCTTCTTCATCGGCGGTTGCACATTCGCCGAGGTTTCGGCTCTACGATTCCTAGCCACACAGGAGGACAACAATGTTGAGTTCGTAATCTGCACTACCAAGCTGATTAACAAGAATACGTTCCTGGATTCGTTTATTGAAACTTAA